From Kineosporia succinea, the proteins below share one genomic window:
- a CDS encoding NAD(P)/FAD-dependent oxidoreductase, producing MVTDAAFRDRQRARIIVVGAGFAGFEAARGLSRTAGDAAEIVLINPTNYFLYLPLLPDVAAGTLDPRRIAVSLAQTLPKVRLVLGSVEGIDLPGRAVTYLDAEGNSGTLGYDRLVLAAGSVNKLLPVPGIDEFAHGFRGIPEAVYLRDHITCQVALADTTDDQAERDQRCTFVVVGAGYTGTEVAAQGPLITDALLRHRPRLAGQKARWLLLDTAKRVLPTLDERLSRSSDRVLRRRGVEVMMGVSVKEATREGVLLTDGEFVRTRSLIWCVGVHPDPLVSGLDLPLQQGRLVVDEFLGVPDHPELFACGDIAAVPDLTRPGEVTAMTAQHATRQGKRAAANVAASFGVGERRAYKHHDLGFVVDLGGAQAAANPLRVPLSGLPAKAVTRGYHLLAMPGNRVRTAADWALNTVLPRESAELDLVRGAAVPLDSPAPELPHR from the coding sequence ATGGTGACGGATGCTGCCTTCAGAGATCGTCAGCGCGCCAGAATCATCGTCGTCGGGGCGGGCTTCGCGGGGTTCGAGGCCGCCCGAGGTCTGAGTCGCACCGCCGGTGACGCTGCCGAGATCGTGCTGATCAACCCGACCAACTACTTCCTCTACCTGCCGCTGCTGCCCGACGTGGCGGCCGGCACGCTCGATCCTCGCCGCATCGCCGTGTCGCTGGCCCAGACGCTGCCGAAGGTGAGGCTGGTGCTCGGCTCGGTCGAGGGCATCGACCTGCCGGGCCGGGCCGTGACCTATCTCGACGCCGAGGGCAACAGCGGCACCCTGGGCTACGACCGGCTGGTGCTGGCGGCAGGCAGTGTGAACAAGCTGCTGCCAGTCCCCGGAATCGACGAGTTCGCCCACGGTTTCCGGGGTATCCCCGAGGCGGTGTACCTGCGAGACCACATCACGTGCCAGGTGGCACTGGCCGACACCACCGACGACCAGGCCGAGCGCGATCAGCGCTGCACCTTTGTGGTGGTCGGGGCCGGATACACGGGCACCGAGGTGGCGGCCCAGGGTCCCCTCATCACCGATGCCCTGCTGAGGCACCGGCCGAGGCTGGCCGGGCAGAAGGCGCGGTGGCTGCTGCTCGACACGGCCAAGAGGGTACTTCCCACTCTGGATGAACGTCTTTCGCGCTCCTCCGACCGGGTGCTGCGGCGACGAGGGGTTGAGGTGATGATGGGCGTCTCGGTGAAAGAGGCCACGCGCGAGGGCGTTCTGCTCACCGACGGCGAGTTCGTGCGAACCCGCAGCCTGATCTGGTGCGTGGGTGTGCACCCCGACCCTCTGGTGTCCGGCCTCGATCTGCCGTTGCAGCAGGGCCGTCTGGTGGTCGACGAGTTCCTCGGCGTGCCAGACCATCCCGAGCTCTTCGCCTGCGGTGACATAGCGGCCGTGCCCGACCTCACCCGCCCGGGCGAGGTCACCGCGATGACTGCCCAGCACGCCACCCGGCAGGGCAAGCGGGCGGCCGCGAATGTCGCGGCGTCGTTCGGGGTCGGCGAGCGCCGGGCGTACAAGCATCACGACCTGGGCTTCGTCGTAGATCTGGGCGGGGCACAGGCGGCGGCAAACCCGTTGCGGGTGCCGCTGTCCGGGCTGCCGGCCAAGGCCGTGACCCGCGGCTACCACCTGCTCGCGATGCCGGGCAACCGGGTGCGCACGGCCGCCGACTGGGCCCTGAACACGGTGCTGCCCCGGGAGTCGGCCGAGCTGGACCTGGTCCGAGGCGCCGCGGTCCCCCTCGATTCCCCCGCCCCCGAACTCCCCCACCGCTGA
- a CDS encoding methylated-DNA--[protein]-cysteine S-methyltransferase, with protein sequence MIELLDGDGTDHHTGLRARLAREAGESGLLDVAYRTIDTRLGPLLLAATSLGLVRVAFAVEGHEEVLTDLAARISPRLMHAPARLDGAAQQIDEYLHGDRQRFDLGLDFRLASGAFRHNVLAHLQTIAYGSTASYAAVALAAGSPKAVRAVGTACARNPLPVVVPCHRVVRSDGSSGQYVGGPTAKQTLLRLESSGVAAQATST encoded by the coding sequence CTGATCGAGCTGCTCGACGGCGACGGCACCGACCACCACACCGGGCTGCGGGCACGACTGGCCCGCGAGGCCGGTGAGAGCGGCCTGCTCGACGTCGCCTACCGCACCATCGACACCCGGTTGGGGCCGCTGCTGCTGGCGGCCACGTCGCTGGGGCTGGTCCGGGTGGCGTTCGCGGTCGAGGGGCACGAAGAGGTGCTCACCGATCTGGCCGCCCGCATCAGCCCGCGCCTGATGCACGCCCCGGCCCGGCTCGACGGAGCCGCCCAGCAGATCGACGAGTACCTGCACGGCGACCGTCAGCGGTTCGACCTCGGGCTCGACTTCCGGCTGGCCAGCGGCGCTTTCCGACACAATGTGCTGGCCCACCTGCAGACCATCGCCTACGGCAGCACGGCCAGCTACGCCGCCGTGGCGCTGGCGGCGGGCAGCCCGAAGGCGGTGCGGGCGGTCGGCACGGCCTGCGCCCGCAACCCGCTGCCGGTGGTGGTGCCGTGTCATCGGGTCGTCCGCAGCGACGGTTCGTCCGGGCAGTACGTCGGTGGTCCCACGGCGAAGCAGACCCTGCTCCGCCTGGAGTCCTCCGGCGTGGCGGCCCAGGCAACGTCGACCTAG
- a CDS encoding RNA polymerase sigma factor — MKREPFERVVERHGPTVLRVCRAVVGPVAADDAWSETFLAAMRAYPALAPDSDVEAWLVTIAHRKAIDQIRLMSRNPTPVPELPDGSDPPDGAPDRDDVELGHTIAHGHAAGFSGADEVGLGPNADHMLDPWPAVLALPLRQRQAVAYHHVAGLPYTEVAAILGCSVVAARRAASDGITTLRRIFQPIPTQELS, encoded by the coding sequence GTGAAGCGAGAACCTTTCGAGCGTGTGGTCGAGCGCCACGGTCCCACCGTTCTGCGGGTGTGCCGTGCGGTCGTCGGCCCGGTCGCCGCCGACGATGCCTGGTCAGAAACGTTCCTGGCGGCAATGCGGGCCTATCCGGCCCTCGCGCCCGACAGTGATGTCGAGGCCTGGCTGGTCACCATCGCCCACCGCAAGGCGATCGACCAGATCCGGCTCATGTCCCGCAATCCCACGCCGGTGCCCGAGCTGCCCGACGGCAGCGACCCTCCCGACGGCGCTCCCGATCGAGACGACGTCGAGCTCGGGCACACCATCGCGCACGGGCACGCGGCCGGGTTCAGCGGCGCCGACGAGGTCGGGCTGGGGCCGAACGCCGATCACATGCTCGACCCGTGGCCGGCGGTGCTGGCCCTGCCGTTGCGGCAGCGTCAGGCGGTGGCCTACCACCACGTGGCCGGGCTGCCTTACACCGAGGTCGCCGCGATCCTCGGCTGCTCGGTGGTGGCGGCCCGGCGCGCGGCGTCCGACGGCATCACCACTCTGCGCCGCATCTTCCAGCCGATCCCCACCCAGGAGCTGTCGTGA
- a CDS encoding GNAT family N-acetyltransferase: MREPVTVRPRTPADLPFVAGALRGVHEQDRYPMIWPDDPAAWLDPPGTTAAWVAVETDVTATSTILGHLCVVKGAHDTSVSRLFTTPAARGRGLGLGERLLGEAVRWARDRGEHLVLDVVDDGGPAPALYERLGWRLTGTDVADWATPEGQYLPIRLYRAPAEAVSSESRPKSSGANDGGRAGRRGHDRRHGHVGAGNGRPGNLRRSAVFGRSRTAAGDQDDGGEHGQ, from the coding sequence ATGCGCGAACCCGTCACCGTACGCCCCCGCACCCCCGCCGACCTGCCGTTCGTGGCCGGGGCGCTGAGAGGGGTACACGAACAGGACCGGTACCCGATGATCTGGCCGGACGATCCCGCGGCCTGGCTCGACCCGCCCGGGACGACCGCCGCGTGGGTGGCGGTCGAGACCGACGTGACCGCCACGTCCACCATTCTCGGGCACCTCTGTGTGGTGAAGGGCGCGCACGACACCAGCGTCTCCCGCCTCTTCACCACCCCCGCCGCCCGTGGACGCGGCCTGGGCCTGGGCGAACGCCTGCTCGGAGAGGCCGTGCGCTGGGCTCGTGATCGAGGCGAGCACCTGGTGCTCGACGTGGTGGACGACGGCGGCCCCGCGCCCGCCCTCTACGAGCGCCTGGGCTGGCGGCTGACCGGCACGGACGTCGCCGACTGGGCCACTCCCGAGGGGCAGTATCTGCCGATCAGGCTGTACCGGGCTCCGGCCGAAGCGGTTTCGTCCGAGAGCAGGCCAAAGAGCTCAGGGGCCAACGATGGTGGACGCGCGGGGCGGCGCGGTCACGATCGGCGCCATGGTCACGTCGGAGCCGGGAACGGACGACCCGGAAATCTTCGGCGCAGTGCCGTCTTCGGCCGGAGCCGGACGGCAGCCGGTGATCAGGACGACGGCGGTGAGCACGGTCAGTGA
- a CDS encoding polyprenyl synthetase family protein gives MAMSGPPVLTRARSLVEPALRHTVRQLDPVNRSIAEYHLGWTESDGTPRESSGGKAVRPALALLAAEACGAPAEQAVPAGVAVELVHNFSLIHDDVMDGDTERRHRPTVWAVWGVPSAILTGDALLNLAQDQLALHPQAVRALGSAVRELVRGQTEDLAFERRSWVELDECKAMAAGKTGALLAASGRLGALLAGGSVPMVDALGTYGAHVGMAFQWVDDVLGIWGDPAVTGKPVLSDLRARKKSLPVTSVLSGGGAAAQEVGRWLAGDDPEPDLLRIAGILEDAGARDRALAEAAHEVDLANRALEGHDLSVTALDELAELTRFLTHREA, from the coding sequence ATGGCGATGTCTGGACCACCTGTTCTCACCCGCGCCCGTTCCCTGGTCGAGCCGGCGCTGCGCCACACCGTGCGGCAGCTCGACCCGGTCAACCGGTCCATCGCCGAATACCACCTGGGCTGGACCGAGTCGGACGGCACGCCCCGAGAGAGTTCCGGGGGCAAGGCGGTTCGCCCGGCCCTGGCGCTGCTGGCGGCCGAGGCCTGCGGGGCGCCCGCCGAGCAGGCGGTGCCGGCCGGGGTCGCGGTCGAGCTGGTGCACAACTTCTCGCTCATCCACGACGACGTGATGGACGGCGACACCGAACGCCGCCATCGGCCCACGGTGTGGGCGGTGTGGGGCGTGCCGTCAGCGATCCTGACCGGAGACGCCCTGCTCAACCTCGCGCAGGATCAGCTGGCGTTGCACCCGCAGGCCGTGCGCGCGCTCGGGTCCGCGGTGCGTGAGCTGGTGCGGGGGCAGACCGAAGACCTCGCCTTCGAGCGGCGCTCGTGGGTCGAGCTCGACGAGTGCAAGGCGATGGCCGCCGGCAAGACCGGTGCGCTCCTGGCGGCAAGTGGGCGCCTGGGGGCACTTCTGGCGGGTGGTTCGGTGCCGATGGTCGACGCGCTGGGCACCTACGGCGCGCACGTCGGCATGGCTTTCCAATGGGTGGACGACGTGCTCGGCATCTGGGGCGACCCGGCGGTCACAGGCAAACCGGTGCTGTCCGACCTGCGGGCCCGCAAGAAATCCCTGCCCGTCACCTCGGTGCTGAGCGGTGGTGGAGCCGCGGCGCAGGAGGTCGGCCGCTGGCTCGCCGGTGACGACCCGGAGCCCGACCTGCTGCGCATCGCCGGCATCCTCGAAGACGCCGGTGCCCGCGACCGGGCGCTGGCCGAGGCCGCGCACGAGGTCGACCTGGCCAACCGGGCGCTCGAGGGCCACGACCTGTCGGTGACCGCTCTCGACGAGCTGGCGGAACTCACGCGATTCCTGACCCATCGGGAAGCCTGA
- a CDS encoding acyltransferase family protein, translating into MPHASTVLGTTLSPEKIDPQPHPAKPEFRPDIEGLRAVAIILVVLYHCGVSAFSGGYVGVDVFFVISGFLITGHLAREVETTGRLHIGRFYARRGMRLLPAATLTIVATLLAAWWWLPSVRLKDIATDGLAATGYVLNYRLAATGTEYRGEGDLPSPLQHFWSLGVEEQFYLVIPLLLVLTAVLLKRRAAFVAVIALVTAGSFAWSVLSTDELANWAYFGAPTRAWELGAGALLALALPYTPRLPDALASLVRLIGLGLIVVAAMNFDDRTPFPGYHAGLPVLGAFLVIAAGRAVSGRLLSHGVMRAIGARSYSWYLWHWPVLLIAPYALDEDFGTGKKLAAAGCAYLMAVISYAMVERPLHELGRERPGWGVNALTGLGLMVVAAVVSLLVPVLPDRTPEGTVNAGRVELTGSTSAREKQLEQKLSASLKVDDLPKNLTPSLKGAARDLPPVYYDGCHQELEIKDVPKSCENFGDPRGKRTVVLFGDSHAAQWWPALNQVAKQKKWRFASFTKSACTAADVRIYLELTKRDYTECIQWRRDILKRVQAMKPAVVVMSANADGGEALNGEGSQDDRWVEGWRRNAEAMQATGAQVVYLEDSAWPKVNVPECLSTKPTEISDCAASERQATTAPDRRKLIEEMIEDIGGTVVDPMPWFCAPKGCPTVVGNMLVYQDDSHVTQVYAKFLGPILGEKLRLRQLK; encoded by the coding sequence GTGCCTCACGCATCGACTGTTCTCGGAACCACGCTCTCACCCGAGAAGATCGACCCGCAACCCCACCCCGCGAAACCGGAGTTCCGGCCGGACATCGAGGGTCTGCGTGCGGTCGCGATCATCCTGGTGGTGCTCTACCACTGCGGCGTCAGCGCGTTCAGCGGCGGTTACGTGGGCGTGGACGTCTTCTTCGTCATCTCCGGCTTCCTCATCACCGGGCACCTGGCCCGCGAGGTGGAGACGACGGGACGGCTGCACATCGGCCGGTTCTACGCCCGCCGCGGCATGCGGCTGCTGCCCGCGGCCACGCTGACGATCGTCGCCACCTTGCTGGCCGCCTGGTGGTGGCTGCCCTCGGTCCGGCTGAAGGACATCGCCACCGACGGGCTGGCCGCGACCGGCTACGTGCTGAACTACCGGCTCGCCGCGACCGGCACCGAGTACCGCGGCGAGGGGGACCTGCCCTCACCGCTGCAGCACTTCTGGTCGCTCGGCGTGGAGGAACAGTTCTACCTGGTGATCCCGCTGCTGCTGGTGCTCACCGCGGTGCTGCTGAAGCGCCGGGCCGCCTTCGTCGCGGTGATCGCGCTGGTCACCGCCGGGTCGTTCGCCTGGTCGGTGCTGTCCACCGACGAGCTCGCGAACTGGGCCTACTTCGGGGCCCCGACCCGGGCCTGGGAACTCGGCGCGGGAGCCCTGCTGGCGCTCGCCCTGCCCTACACGCCGCGGCTGCCCGACGCCCTGGCCTCGCTGGTACGGCTGATCGGCCTCGGCCTGATCGTCGTCGCCGCGATGAACTTCGACGACCGCACCCCGTTCCCGGGGTACCACGCGGGTCTGCCGGTGCTCGGCGCGTTCCTGGTGATCGCCGCGGGCCGGGCCGTCAGCGGGCGCCTGCTCAGCCACGGCGTGATGCGCGCGATCGGCGCCCGCTCGTACTCCTGGTACCTCTGGCACTGGCCGGTGCTGCTCATCGCCCCCTACGCGCTGGACGAGGACTTCGGCACCGGCAAGAAACTGGCCGCCGCCGGCTGCGCCTACCTGATGGCCGTGATCAGCTACGCGATGGTCGAGCGCCCCCTGCACGAGCTCGGCCGCGAGCGTCCCGGGTGGGGCGTGAACGCGCTCACCGGGCTGGGACTCATGGTGGTGGCCGCGGTGGTGTCCCTGCTGGTGCCGGTGCTGCCCGACCGCACCCCGGAGGGCACGGTGAACGCCGGGCGGGTCGAGCTGACCGGCAGCACCAGCGCCCGCGAGAAGCAGCTCGAGCAGAAGCTCAGCGCGTCGCTGAAGGTCGACGACCTGCCGAAGAACCTGACGCCGAGCCTCAAGGGTGCGGCCCGGGACCTGCCGCCGGTCTACTACGACGGCTGCCACCAGGAGCTCGAGATCAAGGACGTGCCGAAGAGCTGCGAGAACTTCGGCGATCCCCGGGGCAAGCGCACCGTGGTGCTGTTCGGGGACTCGCACGCGGCCCAGTGGTGGCCCGCGCTCAACCAGGTCGCCAAGCAGAAGAAGTGGCGCTTCGCCAGCTTCACCAAGAGCGCCTGCACCGCCGCCGACGTGCGGATCTACCTGGAGCTGACCAAGCGCGACTACACCGAGTGCATCCAGTGGCGCCGCGACATCCTCAAGCGGGTGCAGGCGATGAAGCCCGCCGTGGTGGTGATGTCGGCGAACGCGGACGGCGGCGAGGCCCTGAACGGTGAGGGCTCGCAGGACGACCGCTGGGTGGAGGGCTGGCGCCGCAACGCCGAGGCCATGCAGGCCACCGGCGCCCAGGTCGTCTACCTCGAGGACAGCGCCTGGCCCAAGGTGAACGTGCCGGAGTGCCTGTCGACCAAGCCCACCGAGATCTCCGACTGCGCCGCCAGCGAGCGCCAGGCCACCACGGCCCCCGACCGGCGCAAGCTGATCGAGGAGATGATCGAGGACATCGGTGGCACCGTGGTGGACCCGATGCCGTGGTTCTGCGCCCCGAAGGGCTGCCCGACGGTGGTCGGCAACATGCTCGTGTACCAGGACGACAGCCACGTGACACAGGTCTACGCGAAGTTCCTCGGGCCCATCCTGGGCGAGAAGCTACGGCTCAGGCAGCTCAAGTAG
- a CDS encoding cold-shock protein: protein MSGRRNPRGRTRYYRPPRAPDDEKDATAVATGKILRFDEIRGYGFIAPDAGGEDVFLHANALLAEKHQYHPGVPVEFDVIEGERGLKATAVRVIKGRPVVPPVSTAPAKPAGPVPSPAVQAPSTHGPTAQPHPTPSPAAQPHTSVANGSVATAAPPVPTPASVPSPATLAAASQGAAVPTPGSATIAPQRTAASAAPVANGAVRPAAREVLTADTLNAELAEVCLESVPSMTGEQITQLRRAVVTLARRHGWVE from the coding sequence GTGTCCGGCAGAAGGAATCCGCGAGGACGGACCCGCTATTATCGGCCACCTCGCGCACCTGACGACGAGAAGGATGCGACTGCTGTGGCGACAGGAAAGATACTGCGGTTCGACGAAATTCGTGGATACGGCTTCATTGCCCCGGACGCCGGTGGTGAAGACGTCTTTCTTCACGCGAACGCACTGCTTGCAGAAAAGCATCAGTACCACCCGGGAGTTCCGGTGGAGTTCGACGTGATCGAGGGCGAGCGCGGCCTCAAGGCCACGGCCGTGAGGGTGATCAAGGGCCGTCCGGTGGTACCGCCGGTGAGCACCGCGCCCGCGAAACCGGCCGGTCCCGTGCCCTCGCCGGCCGTGCAGGCCCCCTCCACCCACGGGCCCACCGCGCAGCCGCATCCCACGCCGAGCCCGGCCGCCCAGCCGCACACCAGCGTGGCCAACGGCTCCGTGGCCACAGCCGCCCCGCCGGTGCCCACACCCGCCTCGGTGCCCTCTCCGGCCACCCTGGCCGCCGCGTCCCAAGGAGCGGCCGTGCCCACCCCGGGCTCCGCCACGATCGCTCCGCAGCGCACGGCGGCGAGCGCCGCTCCGGTGGCCAACGGGGCCGTCCGGCCGGCCGCCCGCGAGGTACTCACGGCCGACACGCTGAACGCCGAACTGGCCGAGGTGTGCCTGGAATCGGTGCCGAGCATGACCGGCGAGCAGATCACCCAGCTGCGCCGCGCGGTGGTCACGCTGGCCCGGCGGCACGGCTGGGTGGAGTAG